AATCCGGCTCCACCGGCCATAATATCCCCTCCGATATTGCAAAATAAAAGCCGCGGGTGCCCGCTGTACCAGACCCGCAGCCATATAGGCTCACTATTATTTTACATGCTTTCAACCCTCTTATGCAAGCTATGCTTTTTTAGCATAGCGGCGCAGATCAAACCAGAGGGGGCTGGCCGTACAGATGGAGGAGTATGTCCCACTTAAAACCCCAATCAACATGGCCAGAACGAAATTGTATATGGTTTCCCCGCCAAAGACCAGCAAAGCCACCAGCACGAATACCACAGTCAGAACGGTATTGATGGTCCGGCCAAAGGTCTGATAAATACTGGAATTGATTACATCCTCTACTTCCTGATCCTTGCGGCGTTTCAAAAGATTTTCCCGAATTCGGTCAAAAATGACAATAGTATCATTTATACTGTAACCGATGATAGTCAAAATCGCTGCTACAAAGGCACTATCCACTTCCAGCTGTAACAGGGAAAATACCCCAATTACCACCAGCACATCATGAAGCAGGGCAGCAATGGCACTGAGTCCAGACCAGAATTCAAAGCGCCAGCTGATATAAATGATCATCAATACAATCGCAATCCCCAGGGCCAGCAGGGCATTGCGCAGCAATTCCTTACCGATCACCGGCCCTACCTTGTCTTCCCGGCGCAGGTTAAAGTCACCGGTCTTTTCCCTGATAGCCTTTAGCACCTCATCTCGATCCTTTTCCGCTAAAGCTACTGTCCGAATCAGAATCCGATTCCCTTCGGCAGCCTGAATCCCGGCATTGCCCAGGCCTTTTTCCTTCAGAGCTGCCCTAACCTGTTCAATGGCCGGCACTTGCTTGTATTCCAGTTCCAGCAAAGTCCCGCCGGTAAAATCTATCCCCAGATTCAATCCCTGCCAGACCAGGGATACCAGACCTGGAACGATAATCAGCAATGAAATGATATACCAGACCAGGCGAGTTTTGACAAAATGCACGCGCACGCTACTGCACCTCCTAAGCCCCGAATAGTTTGCTGTTCTTAACTCCGGCATCGGCAATCAGCCGCAACATCCAGCGGGTGAAAGAAATAGCGGTAAACATACTGGCCACAATCCCCAGGGCCAGGGTGACCGCAAACCCGCGAATGGAAGCTGTGCCCAGGAAATAGAGGACAGCAGCAGCAATCAAAGTAGTAACATTGGCATCCAGAACGGTGGTAAAGGCCCGATTAAATCCGGCCTCAATGGCCGTCCGGACGGTTTTGCCCGCCCGCAGTTCCTCCTTAATGCGTTCATAAATGATAATATTGGTATCCACCGCCATACCCAGCGAAAGGAGGAAACCGGCAATACCCGGCAGAGTCAGGGTAGCATTGAGAGCTGCCAGCAATCCTAATACCAGGAAGGCATAGACCACCAGGGCAAAATCCGCCACCAGCCCCGGTAGACGATAGAACAGAATCATAAAGACCAGAATAGCCACCAGGCCAATTTCCCCGGCCAGTATGGATTTATTGAGAGAATCCGACCCCAGAGTGGGCCCTACTACCCGTTTTTCGACAAATTCCAGATCCAGTGGCAGCGCTCCGGCCCGCAGGAGTTTGGCAATATTCTCAGCTTCTTCCACAGTACGATTACCGGTAATGCGGGCCTGCCCATTGGTAATGGGCTCCTTTACGACCGGATTGGTCAGCAACTGCTCGTCCAGATAGATGGCAATGGGCTTGCCCACATTTTTGGTAGTAATCTCAGCAAATTTCCTGGCTCCCTCAGAAGTAAAGGTTAAGCTGATTTCGGGCTGGTTAGTATAGGGGTCAATCCCTGTTTGCGCAGTTTTCAGGTCTTCTCCGGTCAAAACTGTTTTCCCGTCAGCAGTTTTAAAGCGCAAAACAGCAGTTTTACCGATCAGGCGAATGGCTTCTTCCGGATCCTTTAAACCGGCCAATTCTACGATAATCCGGTCCCGACCTTCTGGCTGGATTACCGGTTCCCTGACCCCGGTTTCATTGACCCGCCGGTGTAAAACCTCAATCGTCCGGGCAATAGCATCCTGAGTCACAGCAGTTTCCTTGGTAGCCTTAGCCTGTAGCACCACATGGACGCCACCCTGCAAATCCAAACCCAGGTTGATGTACTTAGTAATCAGTCCAAAGCTGCCGGCCATGACCGCACTTAACAGCATGACTGTTACTACCAGTGTAATCAGGCTTTTCTTGCGCATGCTAGCTCATAATCCTCCTCATTCTAAGTTTCCCTGTCCATTATAGTCCTTGATGGCACAAAGTGTCAATTCTCTACAGCAATTTCACCCCATTGATAATCAACTCAAACTGGCATTTGAGAAAATCGGCGGCACGGCGACATAAAACCATGCGGGTGAGGAAAATCTCGAAATATTCCAGAACAGGACAGATTTCAGTATCAATGGTCAATTCCAGACTGATCGTCTTGTTTTCTGCATTTACTCGTAAAAAGGAGTGTTCTACCGCATAGTTTACCCGGTCATGGATATCAAAAGTGGCAAAATCCTGATTGCGTACCCGGCTGCGGTGCACATCGGATTTGTCCGCCAGGATAACAGCCGCTGCCACCGGATTAACCGGTATTCCTCGTTGTTCATCATGGTTCCCGATAGCGGCAATCACCAGAGCGATTTCCTCCGGTTCCATACCCAGTTCCCGCAAAATGGGCAGAGCCAGAGTAGCTGCCAGTTCAGCATGGTAATGGCGATTGACTACATTGCCAATATCATGAATATAGCCGGCGATAGCTGCCAGCTCACAAAGGCGCTCCTCATATCCCAAACGTTCCAGTATATTTCTGGCAATAGCCGAAACCAGATGGACATGCCGGTAGCCATGTTCAGTAAAACCCAGCACACCCAGGTGCTCATTGCCTTTACGAATAAAAGCATCGACAAGTGGATGTTTTTTTACATCTTCCAGCTTAACTGTCACGCTGTTGCCCCTCCTCCAAAAAGCTCAATGCTACTGCCAGAACCTGTTCCTCTGTCATAGCATCGGTATTTATGTACAGGTCACAGTTTTCCCGGGCATGTCTCAGCCGGTGCTTTTGCTCTTTCAGCCTTTCTTCACCCCAGGCTACCTGGCGTCGCTGTTTTATGACAGCCAGAGATGCATCAAGATAGATCAGCACATCCGGCTTGGTCAGTTGCCACATAGTGGGGCTAATAGAATGTTCCTGCGCTACGGTATGGGCATGATAGCCCCGGGCTTTCAGACCCTGTACCAGTGTGGACTTGCCTGCCCCACAGGGCCCGGCCACCACGATCAGCCGCTCTTTTCCCATACCTATCGCCTCCTTACTGGCACTATCGGACGGGGAAGGACAAATCCAGGGTGCGCCATTCTTTTTCAGGAACTTCCCCTACAGTCAATACCACTACTGACATATCATCGGCCGGCCGGCCCTGATCCAGTTCTTCCATCTGGGTAAGCAAATGTTCGGCAATTAAAGAAGCATCAACAGGCTCATAACCCCGTAAAAAATGAAGAAAATCCTCACCATCCCAGCCCTGGCCGGTACGCTTGCCTGCCTCCCACACCCCATCAGTGAAGGCCAGTACAATCAACCCGGCTACCAGCGGCAGCTCGGTTATTTCCGGTTTCATGGTCCGCTGTACTCCAATGGGAGCGACATCCCTGCCCAGAATCCGCCCTCCATCGGGGCCGCTGATCACTACCGGACAATGGCTGTTACGGGAAACCAGCAAAGAACGGGTTTGCAAATCTGCTGAAATTAAGGTCAGTTCCGCTGAAACCCGACCATGTTTAACCGCATATAAAAAGTCATGAACCGCCCGGGCCACCGCGCCATCTCGTACTCCTTCGGACAGGAGGGTAACGGCTTTGGTCACCACCAGATTGCTGGTACCTTTGGCTGCCCAGCCACTCCCCTGCCCATCAGCCATGATCACCGATAGCCCACCTTTGGCCCGTTCGACAACTTCCACACTATCCCCGCTTTCCCGGGACGCATATTTGGGCCGCTTGCGCACCGCTATGCGAACTTCCAGCACTAGCCTTCCCCTCCATTGTGAGTGATTGTCCCTTATGTTATTCGTGATTATAATAGAAAATCCTGTCTGCAATAAGCCCGAAAATACCAGAAAAAAAAGGGGGATATTATTTTTATCCCCCGAACTCCGCTGTTTTTTGCATTTTTTCCGTTTTTCCCTTTTGATTCAGCCCTAATGTAAAGGCGAGAATAGTATCAATTTTGGCCATATCCTCCTCACTGAGGCTGCCAATAAAATTAGCTGGTGTAAAATGTCGTCGACTGAGGGTGCGTATCTGCAAGCAAAGAGCAACACATTCTTTGTTGAGCCCATTTTGACCACCAGGGGTGATAGGAGCGGAAAAAAGTATATTTTTCAGGCGACTGTTAGCACTTAAAGGAATAACAGTGATGGTGGGACTGAACTTATTGGCGATTTCCCCTTGAATCACCACCACCCTATGACAACCCCGGGGTAATGTCTGTTCAACCCCTAGCGGTAACTGAAACACATCACCGCGTCTAGGTTGGAAAACTTCTTCCAGCCTTACCAATACTACCATTCCTCCTTTCCAGCCACAGATCCCAGGCTCTGCTAGCCTCCCGGTCCAGAGCTTCCCACAAGCCCAGTTTCTTCAACCACAGCCCAGTACCTGAACACCAGCTCTGCCAGATCAGCCAGGATTTTGAATGCCGAATATAATACCGCTTGGAAGGGGGGTGTTTTAAAACCAGTCTACGCCCGCGTTCTGCTGTCCAGTATTGGCCGCCAGGACCGGTAACCGGCTGAAACCAGGTCAACAGACGTCGAAACCCGCCTTTAAACCAGTTCATCACTTCGTCATATTTAGTCACTTCTCTCATCCCCCTTGAATTTTGTCGTTTAATGAAAATATCTACCGATTTCGTAATATTTCTTTGAAAATCTCTTGTTTTTATTATTAGACGCTTGACTGAATTTTCCTGCTAATTTTTTAAAATTTTTTGTTAGACCAAAAACAAAAACCCGGCTCCGAGTGAAACCGGGTTTCTCCATTTTATTCCTTTTCTTCCCCTTCTTTATAGGCAATGGCGCTTTTGAGAATTTCAATCTCCACTTTATCCGCCACTTTCAGCATGACGGTTTTTTCCTTGACCCGCATAATGGTACCACAAATACCACCAATGGTTACCACTTTATCCTTTGGTTGCAAACTTTCCAGCAGCTGTTTCTTCTGTTTGGCCTGTTTTTGCTGGGGACGGATTAAAAGAAAATAGAAAAGCACAAAAAACAGCACCAGGGAACCAATATTCATCAATTGAGCCTGATTCAATGACTTTACCTCCCTTTTTTCATGTTGTCCAATATAATTCGCTACACTTGCGGTTATTCCTCCTGGTCGCCTTCATATTTAGCCATAAACTGGCGTTTAAATTCCACAAACCTGTCTTCCAGAATGGCCTGCCGGATTCCCTCCATCAGCCGCAGGAGGAAATAGAGGTTATGAATGGTGGCCAGCCGCAAGGCCAGAACCTCTTCTGCCTTAAAGAGGTGGCGCAAATAGGCCCGGCTGTAATTGCGGCAAGTATAGCAATCACATTCAGGGTCCAGGGGTGAAAAATCCCGGGCATAGGCGGCATTGCGAATCACCACTTTGCCTCGACTGGTCAGGCAAGTACCATTTCTGGCAATTCGGGTGGGCAATACGCAATCAAACATGTCTACTCCCAGGGCCACCCCTTCCAGTAAGCAATCGGGTGAGCCTACTCCCATCAGATAGCGGGGCTTGTCCTTGGGCAACAGGGGTACTGTATAGTCCAGCACCTCATACATCAAGGGTTTAGGCTCTCCTACCGATAATCCGCCAATGGCATAGCCGGGAAAATCAATTTCCACAATCTCCGCCGCACTTTGTTCCCGCAAATCCCGATAGGTAACCCCCTGAACTATCCCAAACAGGGCCTGATCTTCTTTATGATGAGCGGCTTTACAGCGTTTGGCCCAGCGGGTAGTGCGCTCCATCGCTGCCCTGGCATATTCATAACTGCTGGGATAAGGAGCGCATTCATCAAAGGCCATGGCAATGGTGGAACCCAGGGCCATTTCAATTTCCATCACCTTTTCCGGGCTCAGAAAATGGCTACTGCCATCCAGATGGCTTTTAAAAGTCACCCCCTCTTCTGTTATATTACGCAAAGGTCCTAAACTGAAAACCTGAAAACCCCCGCTGTCGGTCA
Above is a genomic segment from Carboxydocella sporoproducens DSM 16521 containing:
- the secF gene encoding protein translocase subunit SecF, translated to MHFVKTRLVWYIISLLIIVPGLVSLVWQGLNLGIDFTGGTLLELEYKQVPAIEQVRAALKEKGLGNAGIQAAEGNRILIRTVALAEKDRDEVLKAIREKTGDFNLRREDKVGPVIGKELLRNALLALGIAIVLMIIYISWRFEFWSGLSAIAALLHDVLVVIGVFSLLQLEVDSAFVAAILTIIGYSINDTIVIFDRIRENLLKRRKDQEVEDVINSSIYQTFGRTINTVLTVVFVLVALLVFGGETIYNFVLAMLIGVLSGTYSSICTASPLWFDLRRYAKKA
- the secD gene encoding protein translocase subunit SecD; its protein translation is MRKKSLITLVVTVMLLSAVMAGSFGLITKYINLGLDLQGGVHVVLQAKATKETAVTQDAIARTIEVLHRRVNETGVREPVIQPEGRDRIIVELAGLKDPEEAIRLIGKTAVLRFKTADGKTVLTGEDLKTAQTGIDPYTNQPEISLTFTSEGARKFAEITTKNVGKPIAIYLDEQLLTNPVVKEPITNGQARITGNRTVEEAENIAKLLRAGALPLDLEFVEKRVVGPTLGSDSLNKSILAGEIGLVAILVFMILFYRLPGLVADFALVVYAFLVLGLLAALNATLTLPGIAGFLLSLGMAVDTNIIIYERIKEELRAGKTVRTAIEAGFNRAFTTVLDANVTTLIAAAVLYFLGTASIRGFAVTLALGIVASMFTAISFTRWMLRLIADAGVKNSKLFGA
- a CDS encoding HD domain-containing protein; translated protein: MTVKLEDVKKHPLVDAFIRKGNEHLGVLGFTEHGYRHVHLVSAIARNILERLGYEERLCELAAIAGYIHDIGNVVNRHYHAELAATLALPILRELGMEPEEIALVIAAIGNHDEQRGIPVNPVAAAVILADKSDVHRSRVRNQDFATFDIHDRVNYAVEHSFLRVNAENKTISLELTIDTEICPVLEYFEIFLTRMVLCRRAADFLKCQFELIINGVKLL
- a CDS encoding PP2C family protein-serine/threonine phosphatase, which produces MLEVRIAVRKRPKYASRESGDSVEVVERAKGGLSVIMADGQGSGWAAKGTSNLVVTKAVTLLSEGVRDGAVARAVHDFLYAVKHGRVSAELTLISADLQTRSLLVSRNSHCPVVISGPDGGRILGRDVAPIGVQRTMKPEITELPLVAGLIVLAFTDGVWEAGKRTGQGWDGEDFLHFLRGYEPVDASLIAEHLLTQMEELDQGRPADDMSVVVLTVGEVPEKEWRTLDLSFPVR
- a CDS encoding type II toxin-antitoxin system PemK/MazF family toxin, with amino-acid sequence MVVLVRLEEVFQPRRGDVFQLPLGVEQTLPRGCHRVVVIQGEIANKFSPTITVIPLSANSRLKNILFSAPITPGGQNGLNKECVALCLQIRTLSRRHFTPANFIGSLSEEDMAKIDTILAFTLGLNQKGKTEKMQKTAEFGG
- the yajC gene encoding preprotein translocase subunit YajC; its protein translation is MNQAQLMNIGSLVLFFVLFYFLLIRPQQKQAKQKKQLLESLQPKDKVVTIGGICGTIMRVKEKTVMLKVADKVEIEILKSAIAYKEGEEKE
- the tgt gene encoding tRNA guanosine(34) transglycosylase Tgt, with the protein product MPVRYELIKECKETKARVGRLHTPHGVIDTPVFMPVGTQATVKTMTPEELKEIGAQIILANTYHLYLRPGHELIKEAGGLHRFMHWDRPILTDSGGFQVFSLGPLRNITEEGVTFKSHLDGSSHFLSPEKVMEIEMALGSTIAMAFDECAPYPSSYEYARAAMERTTRWAKRCKAAHHKEDQALFGIVQGVTYRDLREQSAAEIVEIDFPGYAIGGLSVGEPKPLMYEVLDYTVPLLPKDKPRYLMGVGSPDCLLEGVALGVDMFDCVLPTRIARNGTCLTSRGKVVIRNAAYARDFSPLDPECDCYTCRNYSRAYLRHLFKAEEVLALRLATIHNLYFLLRLMEGIRQAILEDRFVEFKRQFMAKYEGDQEE